In Bacteroidota bacterium, the following proteins share a genomic window:
- a CDS encoding dihydrofolate reductase family protein, translating into GLIDEYQFVVHPVVAGKGPRLFDTVKLHERLRLDFIGSKIFQSGVVALEYRKHT; encoded by the coding sequence CGGTTTGATTGACGAGTATCAGTTCGTGGTTCACCCAGTTGTTGCCGGCAAAGGACCTCGGCTCTTCGATACCGTGAAGTTGCATGAGAGGCTTCGCCTGGATTTCATCGGTTCGAAGATCTTTCAATCCGGGGTCGTTGCCCTGGAATACAGGAAGCACACGTAA